Below is a genomic region from Bombus pascuorum chromosome 7, iyBomPasc1.1, whole genome shotgun sequence.
tataaaatgtGAGAAAAAGGACCAATTACATCTTCATGACGCAACATTAGATCATGTCATCTGGCCAAATTTTTTGATCATGTTTCGTGACTTAATCGTGCCATAACCTGATTTTGGAACGTAATGTGTAATAATAACGTAACATTGAGGGGAAAAAATGCATATTAGTTGGTGAAAGGAGTGTTTTTTAAGTTTAAGCAATCTATGGTGGTCTCGGACCTCGGGCATGGATACGATTCACAAAATGGCAGACATCGTACAATGATCCGAATATCGAATACAAAATTAGTTTTTTTTGGatgataaatattacttactcCATGATTAATTAGTCGTGTCGGCACACTTGCGTGTGCAAGCTGTTTCGTGAACTACTGACTCATCTTGCTCTCGATgcgaaatatagaaaatatttaaacgtcTTTCCTTTGTGACACATGGATGGCGAATGAGCGTCTCTTTCGGAGAATTTGACCGCTGAGGTCACGTGATTAGGGAATGCGTACGCAAAGGTGCTCAGTTTGAATCATTTTCGTGGATTTTCTGCGCAGGTTATGTCACTacaatatcgtatattttctcttttttttttactttctatgCGTATCGTTATAATTATTGCTTTGATTTGATAGTAtcataactttatatataattattaataatttaatggtagtttttaaatgtaatataaaatacattacaatttaaatgttttcgtggtaaattaaagaaattgcgGCTTAACGATTTATAGGAAACGTGTTATCTCTCgataaaatatgtttacacgtatctttttatatcttttaatttatagtcattaaactttattattcgaaaaagaaatacgattTAAAGCAGAGATTGGGATGGCAAGTCTTaaggaaaatgtaatataaatggaGAATGAAAGggatattttgtaatacatgACATGAATAACGAAcagatattttcaatttgataaaaaacatttattatgtaatcATACTTTCTAAAACACATTTATGAGTGGTTGTTTCGAAATACGCGGGAATTTTAATCCTTGACAATGAATTTCATATTCCTCCATGTGATTAGtcaagtaattaataaaaaatcatatcaAATACATGAAATAATGATATTTCTTTGCACTTCCTACATTTTGTACATCGTGTAACTATGTATATTAGGATTTAACTTTGTAACTATTatcgaatatacatataattaaatttctttatctaattaataatagtacGGAATTGTATCTTTGACTACTACGCATTGTCTGGTGGTTAGTTACTTCTTTTCTGCTTGAAATAGTCATTCCTTAAAGACTTATTCATAAGCATTCCAAATATTGTTCGTGTTTGTACCGGTACAAGTAGTACAATGATCTTTTGAATCCCGTGGCTCCAATAGCCAGTACTGGAATTCGTCTTTCCAAGCGTATTAATCGCATTTTTGGCATATGTGGTCGTACTGGGAACAAAAATACTAGATACCtgtaacgttattaattaattataaccaTTATctgcaaattaatttacttattttcacgTATTTATCTTCGATTTACCTGTAATCGATCGCTGAACGCGTTTATCTTTGTATTTACGAAAAACGGGGTTAAATGCTGTACAGTTATACCACATTTGGAATATTCGGCTCCGAGCGCCTCAGAAAAGCTTTTGATATAAATCTTTGTCGCTGCGTACACGGTCATTAATGGCAATGGTTGAAATGCCGAACCAGATGATATGTTAACGATAGCACCTTTTCCACGTTTTTGCATTTGTCCGATGACTATTCGTGTCATTAATGTAGTAGCTCCAACGTTAATATTGATGATATCCCATAATGTGTCTTCTGGGACTTCTCCAACATACATCGGATAACTATACTGCACGCCTACGTTGTTTACTGCAATATTGAACTagcattatatgtataaccAGACGAGCATTACGTTAACTACTTCCAATAGATAAATATCATGTTgcgtaaaaagtaaaatttataaacggATTCATAAATGTAAACAAAATATGCATGAAGATAAGGATGTCTCAGTTACCTAAGATACCGATTGGAATATCTTTCAGTTGTTCTGCAAGCTTCTCAAAAATTTCTTTGCCTTTGCTGAAATCCGCCACGATCACCTCTACTTTGATCGTCGGAttcttttgtataatttcattttttgttttctccaGTTTCTCTAGAGTACGACTGATTAGCACCAGGTTTATTCCTTTTGCAGCTAACTCTTTTGCGTAAGCTTTGCCAATCCCATCGGTAGATCCAGTTACGacttaaacgaaatatttctcaatatttgacgaatagatatatatttgaatatatatgtgaatatttgaataattatgttatatatttgattaattcTTACCTGCCCAATCACCAAACTTTGCTTGTAGATCGACTGgtttcgaattaattatcgGCACGAGGATCTCCCATAGTGCACCACAAATTCTGTTGACAGAATTTGCAAACAACCAAAACACCAGCACGATGACGAATATCCAGAATGCAACTTGTAGCATTTCCCTTTGAAGTAATTATCTCGTTTTATAGTTTCGATCAAAATGATAGGAGGTTGTTATCTGCAAAACATTTTATgttctaatttaaataaaatcgagAAGATTGACCATATCAACTTTTTATACGAAAAGATAATTTCGATGATGATGAAGAATCTAAACTATTAGTTCAtcagtttatatatatatatatatatatatatatatatatatatatatatatatatatatataaaatattttatatattaattttccatatgtAGAATTACATAATTCGCGTTGTTAATGTGTCATGTTATCTAAATCATTGGATTGTTCTATTTCTCGTAAACAAATATGATAGCAATAATATGTTATGACTATGGTATGGTATGATTTCCACGAAATTCCAGTTCTGCTTTTTCTCACTggttaatatataaaatggacGATAATCTCTTTAACTCCTTAAGAtacttcgttttatttatctttagaCAATGGTTAGGCAACAAAGAGCGAAACGAGACTGAAGCTACTTGTGATAAGTTGACGGTATAAAAGGCGACTGAAGGCTGAACACTTTCTCCAGTTGCAATAAACAACATCACGTGACGAACCAACAAGTGATTATAATTCGACTCCTTACGCgaacaaatacaaaatgatagaattatttctgttttacCTTCTCTGGGCGACTATTTGTCGTCGACTCATGCTAGATCTGTCGGTAGAAATGTGTTTGGTCAGAACTCTTGCATTTTTTATGCAtctcattaattttttattctttgtaatTATTGATCACATATTCTTAGATTGCAACGAATGGAAAATCCTAAATGCTGGTAATTAGCAAGGTTGAAATCATTATTGCATCTATTTATATACCTTCAgcgttaattttttttcacctTAAAAAAAACGATTTGTATATGAAATAGtcaacaatttatattatgattaAGATTATCCTTTTATGATATGCATGTTTTCTATACCatgtaatttttctatgaTTATCTCAACGAATTTAGAGAAGCTTAatgaagagaaataaaattttagtaattatcTACCAGACGAATTCGTGGCGACCTCAGCCTCGGAAAGTGGGTACACAGGTGACGAAAAAGGATCGCCACGTTTGCCAGCGAAGAAACGAGGATGGAACGTAATAGACGCGCGCGCACAGTTTCTTTCACTTCTACAAACTGGCACCACGTTCCATTCTTCTGTCAGGCGTTAGAGTCAAGGCAATAGCCGTTTGTCCATCGTATCGGTTCGATCGTCCGAAGTATTTCATGTCGCGTGTCTGCTTCGAAATCTTCGGCGTTTCTAGTGACTTTTCGCGCCACGCGTTTgtcatcgattaattaaattagattaaaaaatttgactGGAGGTGGACTCAGCTAAATGTAGGTTGTTTTATCTAAGAAGCAGTTTATACGCGATATTTTTTGGAACGAATTCCTAAGAATTTTGGGAGGACGTTCGATAAAACTTTTACGAAGGTGCACAAGTCAGCTAAACATGCCACGTAGAATTTGGCAGCGCATGGTGACGCTTAACAGGTGAGTCTATCTCATCTTTCGACCATTCGAGGACGATGACGCGTGTTCGAGTAGTTTTCCGGCTCGAGACTGCTCGCGTGTTCGTGTTGACAGTTAAACATGACGAACATCGATACCTCGTGGcatcgataatttttattgatgcAAAAGATAAACGTAAGTATTTATCACTATGGTTCTTAATCAGAAGGAGGATTCGCACGATACGGTCAAGAACGAGTTCCAATGCCATTGCATAATGGAATACGAGATTCGATTGGTAACGTCGTTCGATTATTAGACCGCTTTATTGacgtaatgaatttttaatgtcTATTATTCCTTCTGCAGCATAGTTCACTTTCGTATTTTAGTCTCAATCGATATCATGGTCGAAGGTTATCGAGAGGTTAGCTCATTTATATATTGAATGAGTCTCGTTTGTTTGCCGTTAATCCTTCGTTCATAATTACTTGGATaaggaaatttcgaaataaatctAACGATAATTGTTAGAATGATTGTAAAAATGTCGTCTATTTGTCTTTATGTGGTCTTTTTGACGTTAAGAGTTGACGTTAACAGCTGAAGCGTCACCGATAACTAAGGATCAGTTATAACGGGCAGAGTAATTTCATAGTCATGAATATCGATGTCTCCATTCATGAATCAAGAAGATATTTAGATCAGGATGCTTTTTTGCATGAAACTTGTCAATTCCCATAGTTGTTATCTTAAACCTTTGTAGGATATTACAagtaaaatgataatatagaAAGATGCCATACgatgataaaattatcttgatcagtgcaaaatatttaatttttgagcaaaaatttattattcagtctatcgagtattttattcaatttttatgaatacagtGTCGTTTTATAATGCTGTCTACTTTTTTATTCCATAGAAAATCGTTACATAACAGAAACTGATACTCTGTTATTATAATCTATTTTTGAACTTACATACtaacgtttaataaattaatctaaaTTTAATCTTTGCAAAGAAATGGTGTCATGGTCTAACAGGGATGTGTatgtattatgaaattttagaacAGGTCTTCTCTCGAGAGATCGGATGAATTTTTTCTTCGCGGAAAAGTGGTTTAGCTTCAAGTCGTTTCGAATTAAACGTAGCCCACTTTTGCAGCTTGTTAAAGGAGTATGCTCTAGATATCTAGATGTCAAATGTACCGTGCGCTGTCCATTCAGAACCGGCTTTAAAGGACTTTAGTCGGAAAAGAATTCGAAACGGTGGCGCTTGACCTGATTATCGTGTCTTTTGGATTCCGGTTACGATATAGATCGTTCTATGCTTCGACTGCATTGATAATTATCGAATGTGTTTAActtatttcttgttttctttttcgcaaTGGTTAAATAATTCGTTGAGTTTGTGCACGATTTACGAATAGCGAATGCATGGCTGGAATCGGGAGAATTGACACCAATGACGTTTAATTGAAGTAAGGTGGCTGAGCTGCTGGTATTTCTCAAGCGATTAAAATTGACTCGGCAAAGCATATAACACGATCGCGAAAGCAAACATTTTACGTACCTCAAAATAAcattctttcattcttttttcttttctttttcttgaaCGATGTTTTCAAACGTAAGAAATTCCGTTTGTAATGGAACGTATTTTTGAACTTTACAGGAACAtttgaacaaataaaaaagcttgataaataattctatgTCAAGATAAATCAATGTCCCGGGTGGACGGAAAGGACGATGACAAAATGCCGTGTCTGGGGGACAGTTCTGCTTCTTatcaatatttcaagtttaatGGTAGATGCGAGCGCATTTGGGGGACGCACTTCGACGGACGATGAGAAAAGAAGATCCTTCGAGACGGAGGATTCTGTATACTCTTGGACAGGACCAAACGCCCTGGCGAGATCCGCTTTGGTGGAACGTCAGGAGAGATTACAGTACAATTGCGAGGAGATCTTCGAAGACAGAGACTCTCCGAACGAGGACTTGAATCCAGAATCGTTTAGGAATATTCTCGTCGACGAACAACACGAActtttatattgttacgttCCCAAGGtacaaataaattctaaatatagGAAGCAAGAAAAGGAGTAGgtgattttatgaaaataatattttagccaagaatcgaaagaattatgaaactttttgATAGGTTCCATTTAAAATATGGATCGTGGAactttttttagaaaatgttttcaCATTATAAGTTTCGATGAgaacagataaaaaaaaattcttgaaaaaaaagttttaatttgGATAGAgcttacaaaatataaaaataaagatttttctataacAAGAAGAGGTATTTTATTCATcaatattaaatcaatattcaTTAGTACTAAAAGGTTCTCAATTAGTGTAACAAATACCATCCAATGAATAGTAGTACAACAATATTAACTAATTATTACAGTTATACTCtgaatatgttatttatttatttataatatttgtttaaattcaattcgatacatttatttgtaatgaaaataacagtTAGGAAGGTAAGAATGTTACTGAAAACATACATGCTATTgacagatatacatatattatctatatgtatattatattatagaattgCTATGTATTTcagattatttacattataaaaagGTCTTATCTAGGTATTATTCTTGACAAATTCTCTCTTCTGCTCAGTacttattatgaaattattaattacttatattatgattttcatatcttttattcaataaacatatgaataataattattattatttaataaaattagtactattattaaatataattagtactaaatagtttattaattttatttatcttatggatattttttaatacacgGTTTAAAATAGCTTGTTACcatggaatttatattatacattcaaaaatatacattccattaaaacattttttaaagaagattCCAAGGATAACATGTCTTTCCATAAAAACTCCACGGGAACAGATATTATCTTAAACGAAACATAAAtttgagtagaattttttttaaaaacgaaagagaactttttctttcgatccTTGATTTCAACAGATTCATaatgtttaacaaaatatcACACATATCGTTCTTAAacataactaataataatatattttcttgatCTTTAACAAAAAGCTTGATTTCTCTACAATACTTCCAATAATATTGTTCTTCAAACATATTAAGTAAGTAACTGGAAATTGTATAGCAGAGTGTTTTACAACTCGTACACGATCATTACGAacgttatttgttatattattgtggttcttttgtttcattttaaatcGACGGATTCGTGTATCAGGTTGCGTGCACGAACTGGAAACGAGTTTTGATGGTGGCCACGGGGAAATGGCCAGGTAATGATCCTATGGAAATACCTGCTGATCAGGCGCATTCTCCAGGTACCTTTCAAAGGCTCACCAACTATACCTTGTCCGAAATAGAACGAATGTTGGCAACTTACGACAAGCTGATCGTCGTCAGGCATCCTTTGGAAAGGTTGCTGTCCGCCTATAGAAACAAGCTGGAGGCGAAACACGAAAAGAGTTCGAAATACTTCCAAACTCGTTTTGGGAAGAAGATTATCAAGGTATCGcttgatttttgtttctttttccctcttgCCTCGCATGAGAGAGATATCAAAGGAATTACAACAGTGAGAACGTTCTTTCTTGCAGAGGTACAGACAAAACGCCACTGTAGAATCGCTGAAAAATGGTGATGACGTGACATTTAGAGAGTTCGTACAATTCGTCACAGATGATTCGTCGAATGAGACACGAAACGAGCACTGGAAGCCAATTTACGAGCTTTGCCATCCATGCCTGGTTAATTATAATCTCGTCAGCAAGTACGAGAGCTTAGTCGAGGATGCCACGGAAGTTTTGGAACGGATGGGGGTCGAGTCAGTCAAGTAAGCGTTTACTTTATCCTTGTATAGATCCGATATAGATGAGCGAATTTTTTCGTGTTAGTATTTCACGCGATTATTACACGCGagaatatttcacgcataAACATGACACGCATGATTATTTTACGAGAGAGCATTACACGCGCTAGCATTCCATATTCATTCCAGCAATCTATTGgattatataagaaaatatatatactttttaggTGTTTATTTGTAGAATTCAATTCCTAGCTAGAAATATAtgcgatatttattgaagTAATATCGCGTAGTTGGCGCAATCAAAGTGTCAGACTATGAATGTTCATTcctttcaaagaaatattccTACTTAATCCATTACTTTCTATTTCGTTGCTATGTGTATATTGTTCTTTGATCAACACGCGAAacaaaatcgatcgtttgCATCGATACTTTTGATTCtgattaatcaaaattaattatttttatagtttccCAACGAAACCAGTGAACAGTGAGCCAACCGCGAAGAAACTAGAAAAGTATTATTCTACGTTGACGTACAAGCAACTTCGAAAGTTGGCAGATTTGTACAAATTAGACCTAAGGCTGTTCGATTATTCACTGGAGGACGTGTTGGGATTCTCGTTGGCATGACTGAATTTTCATCGAGGATCTTTGTGAATAATACGCTTCAAATTATGAATAGAGATGCGCTAACGGTTAGATAGTTTGGTATTTGTTCGTTTCCATATGTTCTGTTCTCAATACTATATGCAAGCATGACCAGTTCGCGTGCGGTCATTTGTACGGGTCTTTCCATCGTATTTATGCTCgtagttattaattaatcaattgaGTCACAGAGAACGATGCTCAAGCAGCATCGAACCGGTTGTTTCACAAATCTTTAAGATAGCCGCTAGTCGAGCAGAGAGATCTTTTTCCTCCTTTGTCGTTGctcttatttttaaaacgcGCGAAAGCCTCCGTGCCAAGAATTTAAGGTTATAAAAACCGGTTGATAGATTGTTTGTGCCAATGAAGCAATTGTTGATAATTACTTTCGAGAATGATCGTGTTTATAGGTTATaggttaaaaattaaatatccgGATGTTATTGATGCAAATGTCACCTTACTTATGTAAACACTTAACAGAAGATCTTGTGGATTGTGCCTTAAGCAAACCTGTAACAGAATTCCCGCCATATTTGTGTACCTACGTATGTTAGTAATAAGGATACAAAAATTGTACGACACACATTCctataattaatcaattttatagCGTATACTATAAGTTACCACCCAAGCCTCTCTTTTTACCGATACACTATTGTAATTTCATCGCGagcgaaataaagaaatattttataaaattgtgtgATGTCCTACATGCTACATATACACGTGGTAAGACTAAAGTGTAGTATTAGTGtgtatttgataatttattgattGGTACCTtgagaaatattaagaaacatagaaattga
It encodes:
- the LOC132908922 gene encoding inactive hydroxysteroid dehydrogenase-like protein 1; amino-acid sequence: MLQVAFWIFVIVLVFWLFANSVNRICGALWEILVPIINSKPVDLQAKFGDWAVVTGSTDGIGKAYAKELAAKGINLVLISRTLEKLEKTKNEIIQKNPTIKVEVIVADFSKGKEIFEKLAEQLKDIPIGILVNNVGVQYSYPMYVGEVPEDTLWDIININVGATTLMTRIVIGQMQKRGKGAIVNISSGSAFQPLPLMTVYAATKIYIKSFSEALGAEYSKCGITVQHLTPFFVNTKINAFSDRLQVSSIFVPSTTTYAKNAINTLGKTNSSTGYWSHGIQKIIVLLVPVQTRTIFGMLMNKSLRNDYFKQKRSN
- the LOC132908920 gene encoding carbohydrate sulfotransferase 11, whose amino-acid sequence is MTKCRVWGTVLLLINISSLMVDASAFGGRTSTDDEKRRSFETEDSVYSWTGPNALARSALVERQERLQYNCEEIFEDRDSPNEDLNPESFRNILVDEQHELLYCYVPKVACTNWKRVLMVATGKWPGNDPMEIPADQAHSPGTFQRLTNYTLSEIERMLATYDKLIVVRHPLERLLSAYRNKLEAKHEKSSKYFQTRFGKKIIKRYRQNATVESLKNGDDVTFREFVQFVTDDSSNETRNEHWKPIYELCHPCLVNYNLVSKYESLVEDATEVLERMGVESVNFPTKPVNSEPTAKKLEKYYSTLTYKQLRKLADLYKLDLRLFDYSLEDVLGFSLA